The Halobellus sp. MBLA0158 genome has a window encoding:
- a CDS encoding MFS transporter yields MLYTVSLGWALLQTGRFLLSPLLPTIIRDLGITEATAGIALAIFQGSYALVQYPSGEYSDRWNRTTLIVPGLVVLAVGFALFGLAQGIVLFVVASTVVGVGKGLFAIPSRALLSDLFTANRGRALGIYAAGTDIGGLVSSGVAVLALTYFTWRTPFFPVAIALAVVTVVYATATREGYRVGSASLDLGGTVGRLVQSTQQRRTLVAFTLFYFMVGGFINFAPTYLAQAKGFSESLAGLSFGIVFAVGFAVKPAAGTLGDRFSRRGIAVAGLLIAAAALGGLLVVSTNLAIWVAIGVLALGYKTGFPLADAIIIDGAPDDGMGADLGAARALFLSANALGPAYVGVVATYASYDLAFVGFIACLVVAAALLVVSD; encoded by the coding sequence ATGCTCTACACCGTCTCACTGGGCTGGGCACTCCTCCAGACCGGGCGGTTTCTCCTCTCGCCGCTCCTGCCGACGATCATCCGCGACCTCGGGATCACGGAGGCGACTGCGGGGATCGCGCTGGCCATCTTCCAGGGCTCCTACGCGCTCGTCCAGTACCCGAGCGGCGAGTACTCCGACCGCTGGAACCGGACGACGCTGATCGTCCCCGGGCTCGTCGTCCTCGCGGTCGGCTTCGCGCTCTTCGGCCTCGCGCAGGGCATCGTGCTGTTCGTCGTCGCCTCCACGGTCGTCGGCGTCGGCAAGGGCCTGTTCGCCATCCCCTCGCGGGCGCTGCTCTCGGATCTCTTCACCGCGAACCGCGGGCGCGCCCTGGGGATCTACGCCGCCGGCACCGACATCGGCGGGCTGGTCTCCTCCGGCGTCGCCGTGCTCGCGCTGACGTACTTCACCTGGCGGACGCCGTTCTTCCCGGTCGCGATCGCGCTCGCCGTCGTCACCGTCGTCTACGCCACCGCGACGCGGGAGGGCTACCGCGTCGGGAGCGCGTCGCTGGACCTCGGCGGGACCGTCGGCCGACTCGTCCAGAGCACCCAGCAGCGGCGGACGCTCGTGGCGTTCACGCTGTTTTACTTCATGGTCGGCGGCTTCATCAACTTCGCACCCACCTACCTCGCGCAGGCGAAGGGCTTCAGCGAGAGCCTCGCCGGGCTGAGCTTCGGGATCGTCTTCGCGGTCGGCTTCGCCGTCAAGCCGGCCGCGGGCACTCTCGGCGACCGCTTCTCCCGGCGGGGGATCGCCGTCGCCGGCCTCCTGATCGCCGCGGCCGCGCTCGGAGGACTGCTCGTGGTCTCGACGAACCTCGCGATCTGGGTCGCGATCGGCGTGCTGGCGCTCGGCTACAAGACGGGCTTTCCCCTGGCGGACGCGATCATCATCGACGGCGCGCCCGACGACGGGATGGGCGCCGACCTCGGCGCGGCCAGGGCGCTGTTCCTGAGCGCGAACGCGCTCGGCCCGGCGTACGTCGGCGTCGTCGCCACCTACGCGAGCTACGACCTCGCCTTCGTCGGCTTCATCGCCTGCCTCGTCGTCGCGGCGGCGCTCTTGGTCGTGAGCGACTGA
- a CDS encoding MFS transporter, producing the protein MTTPPEARDPAESPATRQSGWELRTYGLLAGAGLISVSLAAYEIVPASVTPLIRESLGIGPTVAGLLVGVMFGTAVVGSLPAGVVLDRTDSRRVMALAVLALFVAGVWGWIAARGGSYRSVIASRAVGGLAYVVVWNAGIDIVSRAVSPDIRATAVGIFTASGPVGFAVGQATGPVIAARFGWPAIFPAFTGVALLGLVLFWPSSRGLGAARGDAPSLREFGTVLRNPTVWHLGVLGFLSYALYLFMNSWGSSYLNQEIGLSLALSGLLVSLFPAVGVLSRVSSGLLSDVVFGGQRQPVLLGSFGLAAPLVLVFTRLGSVPLLVGALLLSGFAIQLTLGLSFTYVREVVTERVAATAVAFQTSVGLAGAFLSPIAGGAVVSRFGFDLAFLLAGALAVVGVGLAWRAPEPTR; encoded by the coding sequence ATGACCACGCCACCCGAAGCGCGCGACCCGGCGGAGTCGCCAGCGACGCGGCAGTCGGGGTGGGAACTGCGCACCTACGGACTCCTGGCCGGTGCGGGGCTCATCTCGGTGAGCCTGGCGGCCTACGAGATCGTGCCGGCGAGCGTGACGCCGCTCATCCGGGAGTCGCTCGGGATCGGCCCGACCGTCGCGGGGCTATTAGTGGGCGTGATGTTCGGGACCGCCGTCGTCGGGAGCCTCCCCGCGGGGGTCGTGCTCGACCGGACGGACTCGCGGCGCGTGATGGCGCTGGCGGTGCTGGCGCTGTTCGTCGCGGGCGTCTGGGGGTGGATCGCGGCGCGCGGCGGCTCCTACCGGTCGGTGATCGCCTCCCGGGCGGTCGGCGGGCTGGCGTACGTCGTCGTCTGGAACGCCGGCATCGACATCGTCAGTCGGGCCGTGAGCCCGGACATCCGCGCGACGGCCGTGGGGATCTTCACCGCGAGCGGCCCCGTCGGCTTCGCGGTCGGGCAGGCGACCGGGCCCGTGATCGCGGCGCGGTTCGGCTGGCCGGCGATCTTCCCGGCGTTCACCGGCGTCGCGCTCCTGGGGCTCGTGCTCTTTTGGCCGTCGAGCCGCGGGCTCGGGGCCGCCCGCGGCGACGCGCCGTCGCTGCGGGAGTTCGGAACCGTCCTGCGGAATCCGACGGTCTGGCACCTCGGCGTCCTCGGCTTTCTCAGCTACGCGCTGTACCTGTTTATGAACAGCTGGGGCTCGTCGTACCTGAATCAGGAGATCGGCCTCTCGCTGGCGCTCAGCGGACTGCTGGTGTCGCTGTTCCCCGCGGTCGGCGTGCTCTCGCGGGTGAGCAGCGGGCTCCTCTCGGACGTCGTCTTCGGCGGGCAGCGACAGCCGGTGCTCCTCGGCTCGTTCGGGCTCGCGGCGCCGCTCGTGTTGGTCTTCACCCGCCTCGGGTCGGTGCCGCTCCTCGTCGGCGCCTTGCTGCTCTCGGGGTTCGCCATCCAGCTCACGCTCGGGCTGTCGTTCACGTACGTCCGCGAGGTGGTCACAGAGCGCGTCGCCGCGACCGCGGTGGCGTTCCAGACGAGCGTCGGCCTCGCCGGCGCGTTCCTCTCGCCGATCGCGGGCGGCGCCGTCGTCTCCCGGTTCGGCTTCGACCTCGCGTTCCTGCTCGCGGGCGCGCTCGCCGTCGTCGGCGTCGGCCTGGCCTGGCGCGCGCCCGAGCCGACGCGGTAG
- a CDS encoding dihydrofolate reductase: MELVSVAALAENRVIGRNGELPWESIPADKRQYRARVAGAPVILGRRTFESMLEDLPGSHQIVLSRSERDFAVPTAFRAGDVDDAVAIAEGLGAGRAYVLGGAGIYDLFQPHVDRMVLSRVPGEYDGDAWYPEWDADEWELVSRSDEPGFTLEEWVRRAAS; the protein is encoded by the coding sequence ATGGAACTCGTCTCCGTCGCTGCCCTCGCCGAGAACCGCGTGATCGGACGGAACGGCGAACTCCCTTGGGAGAGCATCCCCGCCGACAAGCGCCAGTACCGCGCCCGCGTCGCCGGCGCGCCGGTGATCCTCGGCCGCCGGACCTTCGAGTCGATGCTGGAGGATCTCCCCGGCAGCCACCAGATCGTCCTGAGCCGCAGCGAGCGCGACTTCGCGGTCCCGACCGCGTTCCGCGCGGGCGACGTCGACGACGCGGTCGCGATCGCCGAGGGCCTCGGCGCCGGGCGCGCGTACGTCCTCGGCGGCGCCGGCATCTACGACCTCTTCCAGCCGCACGTCGACCGGATGGTCCTCAGCCGCGTCCCCGGCGAGTACGACGGCGACGCGTGGTATCCCGAGTGGGACGCAGACGAGTGGGAGCTGGTGTCGCGGTCGGACGAACCGGGGTTCACGCTCGAAGAGTGGGTGCGGCGAGCGGCGTCGTAA
- the msrA gene encoding peptide-methionine (S)-S-oxide reductase MsrA has translation MTTETATFGGGCFWCTEAAMKVLDGVSAVTSGYAGGDVQNPTYRQVCSGSTGHAEVVQVEYDPEAIGYDQLLEVFFATHDPTQLNRQGPDVGTQYRSIVLYHDDEQRRQAEAYVEALDAEYDDDVVTEIEPLERFWAAEEYHQDYFEKNPSDAYCRMHAQPKVEKVREKFAELLDAEAATSD, from the coding sequence ATGACGACCGAAACGGCCACGTTCGGCGGCGGGTGCTTCTGGTGTACCGAGGCGGCGATGAAGGTCCTCGACGGCGTCAGCGCCGTCACCTCGGGCTACGCCGGCGGCGACGTCCAAAACCCCACCTACCGGCAGGTCTGCTCAGGGTCGACCGGCCACGCCGAGGTCGTCCAGGTCGAGTACGATCCCGAGGCGATCGGCTACGATCAGTTGCTGGAGGTGTTCTTCGCGACCCACGATCCCACGCAACTGAACCGCCAGGGCCCCGACGTCGGCACGCAGTACCGCTCGATCGTGCTCTACCACGACGACGAGCAGCGCCGGCAGGCCGAGGCGTACGTCGAGGCGCTCGATGCGGAGTACGACGACGACGTCGTGACCGAGATCGAGCCCTTAGAGCGCTTCTGGGCGGCCGAAGAATATCACCAGGACTACTTCGAGAAGAACCCCTCGGACGCCTACTGCCGGATGCACGCCCAGCCGAAGGTCGAGAAGGTGCGCGAGAAGTTCGCGGAACTGCTCGACGCCGAGGCCGCGACTTCGGACTGA
- a CDS encoding sensor histidine kinase, which produces MEPREPDAVAHDPYEHLIEHVQDAVVKFELVDGEPIVRDVNRAFADIFGYATAAICGDSLNDWIVPEWLLDEAERLDEQTGTGEVNYQRVKRETETGLREFLYRGIPYARDDRPIDGFAVYTDITDLVRQQHRLQVLNRVLRHNLRNEANVILGHTARLLDQLPEGSGQTTGAAATIERAADNLASLSREAGEIDAVLSATDDANVVDSVPLVHRIVDDHRKRAPSATIAAELPDQLRVRGNGHLSSAVNSLVENAIEHNPAPEPFVRVSVLRFDPGWAEIRVEDDAPKIPADERDILTGDLEATQTHHGSGLGLWLAKWVAESYGGELLFDESDRGGNSVRIRLPKA; this is translated from the coding sequence ATGGAGCCCCGGGAGCCGGACGCGGTCGCCCACGACCCCTACGAACACCTCATCGAACACGTCCAGGACGCGGTCGTCAAGTTCGAGCTGGTGGACGGCGAACCGATCGTACGGGACGTCAATCGGGCGTTCGCGGACATCTTCGGATACGCCACCGCGGCGATCTGCGGCGATTCCCTCAACGACTGGATCGTCCCCGAGTGGCTCCTCGACGAGGCCGAGCGGCTCGACGAGCAGACGGGCACGGGCGAGGTCAACTACCAGCGGGTGAAACGCGAGACCGAAACCGGGCTCCGGGAGTTCCTCTATCGCGGCATCCCCTACGCACGCGACGACCGGCCGATCGACGGCTTCGCCGTCTACACCGACATCACGGACCTCGTCCGACAGCAACACCGCCTCCAGGTCCTGAATCGGGTGCTCCGACACAACCTCCGCAACGAGGCGAACGTCATCCTCGGCCACACCGCTCGCCTCCTGGATCAGCTCCCCGAGGGGTCCGGGCAGACGACCGGCGCGGCGGCGACGATCGAGCGCGCCGCCGACAATCTGGCGTCGCTGTCGCGGGAGGCGGGCGAGATCGACGCGGTCCTGTCGGCCACCGACGACGCCAACGTGGTCGACAGCGTGCCGCTCGTCCACCGCATCGTCGACGACCACCGCAAGCGGGCGCCGTCGGCCACCATCGCGGCCGAGCTGCCCGACCAGCTGCGGGTCCGCGGCAACGGCCACCTCAGTTCGGCCGTCAACAGCCTCGTCGAAAACGCGATCGAGCACAACCCCGCGCCCGAACCGTTCGTCCGCGTGTCGGTCCTGCGCTTCGACCCCGGCTGGGCGGAGATCCGTGTCGAGGACGACGCGCCGAAGATCCCGGCCGACGAACGCGACATCCTCACCGGGGATCTGGAGGCCACACAGACCCACCACGGCAGCGGGCTGGGGCTGTGGCTGGCGAAGTGGGTCGCCGAGAGCTACGGCGGCGAATTGCTCTTCGATGAGAGCGACCGCGGCGGCAACAGCGTCCGGATCCGCCTGCCGAAAGCGTGA
- a CDS encoding glutamate-5-semialdehyde dehydrogenase, producing MDRPPTTFSQQPMTDTETKITQAQSAALDLANLDEKTRNDALHAIADAIEAHSEEILEANAADVEEAEKLLEAGEYTQAFVDRLKLSESKLESIAEMVRSVAGQEDPLGKTLEARRLDEGLELYKLSVPIGVLGTVFESRPDALVQIAALSLKSGNAVILKGGSEAAESNRVLYEIICEAAQEVPEGWAQLIEAREDVATLLERDDAVDLLMPRGSSAFVEYVQDNTSIPVLGHTEGVCHVYVDADADLSMAEDVAFDAKVQYPAVCNAVETLLVHESVAEEFLPAMADRYREAGVELRGDERAREIAEMDAATDEDWTTEYGDLVLAVKVVDSLEAAIRHVNAHGSKHTESILTETAEHAEKFMRGVDAASVFHNASTRFADGYRFGLGAEVGISTGKTHARGPVGLDGLTTYKYHLEGDGQLVATYSGEGARPYLHEDFDGEWAPGRLSEE from the coding sequence ATTGACCGTCCGCCGACTACCTTCTCACAACAGCCGATGACCGACACAGAAACCAAGATCACGCAAGCACAGTCCGCGGCGCTGGACCTCGCGAACCTCGACGAGAAGACGCGCAACGACGCGCTGCACGCGATCGCCGACGCCATCGAGGCCCACAGCGAGGAGATCCTCGAAGCCAACGCCGCCGACGTCGAGGAGGCCGAGAAGCTCCTCGAAGCCGGCGAGTACACCCAGGCGTTCGTCGACCGGCTGAAGCTCTCCGAATCGAAACTGGAGAGTATCGCCGAGATGGTCCGCAGCGTCGCCGGCCAGGAGGACCCCCTCGGGAAGACCCTCGAAGCCCGCCGCCTCGACGAGGGCCTGGAGCTGTACAAGCTGTCGGTCCCGATCGGCGTCCTCGGCACGGTCTTCGAGTCCCGCCCCGACGCCCTGGTGCAGATCGCCGCGCTCAGCCTCAAGTCGGGCAACGCGGTCATCCTCAAGGGCGGCAGCGAGGCGGCCGAATCGAACCGCGTCCTCTACGAGATCATCTGCGAGGCCGCCCAGGAGGTGCCCGAGGGATGGGCCCAGCTCATCGAGGCCCGCGAGGACGTCGCGACACTCCTGGAGCGGGACGACGCGGTCGACCTCCTGATGCCCCGCGGGAGCTCGGCGTTCGTCGAGTACGTCCAGGACAACACCTCGATCCCCGTCCTGGGCCACACCGAGGGCGTCTGTCACGTCTACGTCGACGCCGACGCGGACCTCTCGATGGCCGAGGACGTCGCCTTCGACGCGAAGGTCCAGTACCCCGCGGTCTGCAACGCCGTCGAGACGCTGCTCGTCCACGAGTCCGTCGCCGAGGAGTTCCTGCCCGCGATGGCCGACCGCTACCGCGAGGCCGGCGTCGAACTCCGCGGCGACGAGCGCGCCCGCGAGATCGCCGAGATGGACGCCGCCACCGACGAGGACTGGACAACAGAGTACGGCGATCTCGTCCTCGCGGTGAAGGTCGTCGACTCCCTGGAGGCGGCGATCCGCCACGTCAACGCCCACGGCTCGAAGCACACCGAGTCGATCCTCACCGAGACCGCCGAGCACGCCGAGAAGTTCATGCGGGGCGTCGACGCCGCCTCCGTCTTCCACAACGCCTCGACCCGCTTCGCCGACGGCTACCGCTTCGGCCTCGGCGCGGAGGTCGGCATCAGCACGGGCAAGACCCATGCACGCGGGCCCGTCGGCCTCGACGGGCTGACGACGTACAAGTACCACCTGGAGGGCGACGGCCAGCTCGTCGCGACGTACAGCGGCGAGGGCGCCCGGCCGTACCTCCACGAGGACTTCGACGGCGAGTGGGCCCCCGGGCGGCTCTCCGAGGAGTAG
- the proB gene encoding glutamate 5-kinase encodes MSGAVADAEIDRARTLAAEAGRVVVKAGTNSLTDETSNLDDGKLDKLVDDVADLIERDKEVILVSSGAIGAGKGRAGFASDDTVEESQALSTIGQSHLMRRYTESFERYGVTVAQILVTEHDLENPERFTNFKNTVETLLDWGVVPIVNENDAVATEEIRIGDNDMISSSIAIGVGADLLVTLTDVDGVYTGNPKRDADAELIEAVGRNYDEVERIIESSASGSFGGIRTKVSGARRVSEHGIPAIIARSTEPDVLEKVATAQAVGTIFTPINGHEDPE; translated from the coding sequence ATGAGCGGCGCGGTCGCGGACGCGGAGATCGACCGGGCCCGCACGCTCGCGGCCGAGGCCGGCCGTGTCGTCGTCAAGGCCGGCACCAACTCCCTGACCGACGAGACCTCGAATCTCGACGACGGGAAGCTCGACAAGCTCGTCGACGATGTCGCGGACCTGATCGAGCGCGACAAGGAGGTCATCCTCGTGTCCTCGGGCGCGATCGGCGCCGGGAAGGGCCGCGCCGGCTTCGCCAGCGACGACACCGTCGAGGAGTCCCAGGCGCTGTCGACGATCGGCCAGAGCCACCTGATGCGGCGCTACACCGAGAGCTTCGAGCGCTACGGCGTCACGGTCGCCCAGATCCTCGTGACCGAACACGACCTGGAGAACCCCGAGCGCTTCACGAACTTCAAGAACACCGTCGAGACGCTGCTCGACTGGGGCGTCGTCCCCATCGTCAACGAGAACGACGCCGTCGCGACCGAGGAGATCCGGATCGGCGACAACGATATGATCTCCTCGTCGATCGCCATCGGCGTCGGGGCCGATCTGCTCGTGACGCTCACCGACGTCGACGGCGTCTACACCGGGAATCCAAAGCGCGACGCCGACGCGGAGCTGATCGAGGCCGTCGGCCGGAACTACGACGAGGTCGAGCGCATCATCGAATCGAGCGCCAGCGGCTCCTTCGGCGGGATCCGGACGAAGGTGAGCGGCGCCCGCCGGGTCAGCGAGCACGGCATCCCGGCGATCATCGCGCGCTCGACAGAGCCCGACGTCTTGGAGAAGGTCGCGACCGCGCAGGCGGTCGGCACCATCTTCACGCCGATCAACGGCCACGAGGATCCCGAGTAG
- the proC gene encoding pyrroline-5-carboxylate reductase produces the protein MIDVSVIGCGNMGSALITGLAEAGGYRITAYDVDPEAFEAIEQHADRTTTDLDDVRDSDVVVLAVKPDIVPLVLEDLELDADRTLLTIAAGVSRAVVSAETDAEVVRVMPNLAAETRNMAAAVAWDEPNEHVAQMLDDLGEYVVIDEDLMHVATALNGSGPAFVFYLLGAMADRAVDEGLAPDNAEVLAAQTFKGAAETVLRSDRDVETLIDAVCSPGGTTIEGMDVLWNSDVEEVVGDALTAARRRSEELADDAEGGEQ, from the coding sequence ATGATCGACGTCAGCGTCATCGGCTGCGGGAATATGGGGAGCGCCCTGATCACGGGGCTCGCCGAGGCCGGCGGCTACCGGATCACGGCCTACGACGTGGACCCCGAGGCCTTCGAGGCGATCGAACAGCACGCCGACCGGACGACCACCGACCTCGACGACGTGCGGGATTCGGACGTCGTCGTGCTCGCGGTCAAGCCCGACATCGTGCCGCTCGTCTTGGAGGACCTCGAACTCGACGCTGACCGGACGCTTCTCACCATCGCGGCCGGCGTCTCCCGGGCCGTCGTCTCCGCCGAGACCGACGCGGAGGTCGTCCGCGTGATGCCGAACCTCGCGGCCGAGACGCGGAATATGGCCGCGGCGGTCGCGTGGGACGAGCCGAACGAACACGTCGCGCAGATGCTCGACGACCTCGGCGAGTACGTCGTGATCGACGAGGACCTGATGCACGTCGCCACGGCGCTCAACGGCAGCGGCCCGGCCTTCGTGTTCTACCTCCTGGGCGCGATGGCCGACCGCGCCGTCGACGAGGGGCTCGCTCCCGACAACGCCGAGGTGCTGGCGGCCCAGACGTTCAAGGGCGCGGCCGAGACGGTGCTCCGCTCCGATCGGGACGTCGAGACGCTGATCGACGCGGTCTGTTCGCCCGGCGGCACCACCATCGAGGGGATGGACGTGCTGTGGAACAGCGACGTCGAGGAAGTCGTCGGCGACGCGCTGACCGCCGCGCGGCGCCGCTCGGAGGAGCTGGCCGACGACGCCGAAGGCGGAGAGCAATGA
- a CDS encoding OsmC family protein: MTSPLEDLGYPLAFPIEESVAGLDAPEPALGQAHRARVRSLGGMQKEALVTDARTGTTWRLASDEGEYLEGDDVAPAPLAHMTTGMVSSFASEILALADERGIDVRDLEVTQDSYYTMTGSALAGTMTGGALPVDLDVTIDADADEGTLRDLVGDAVRTAPVYGLIDGVHDSTFTLVANGEEVEPDRVTRLDGPVEADPEGLFESIPRDADERQPPIVHRTGRETEPLPDGDEKYTSGAGSSLSEDQDRILHLRGTCTLRADGTKHVAVELFSPIGTVFEFVSDDPPGRGGEGRAPDPMTYVAAGIGFCFMTQMGRYADIVDADLDAYRIVQDTHVARGDAGGSGERTPARSAPVETHVFVDTGEDESFARELLDMSEQTCFLHALCRTDLDGPNANLSD, from the coding sequence ATGACCTCGCCGCTCGAAGACCTCGGCTACCCGCTCGCGTTCCCGATCGAGGAGTCCGTCGCGGGGCTCGACGCCCCCGAACCCGCGCTCGGCCAGGCGCACCGCGCCCGCGTCCGCTCGCTCGGCGGGATGCAGAAGGAAGCGCTCGTGACAGACGCCCGCACGGGGACGACCTGGCGGCTCGCCAGCGACGAGGGCGAGTACCTCGAAGGCGACGACGTGGCGCCCGCGCCGCTGGCGCATATGACGACCGGGATGGTGAGCTCCTTCGCCAGCGAGATCCTCGCGCTCGCCGACGAGCGCGGTATCGACGTCCGCGACCTCGAAGTGACCCAGGACAGCTACTACACGATGACCGGCTCCGCGCTGGCGGGGACGATGACCGGCGGCGCACTCCCCGTCGATCTCGACGTGACCATCGACGCCGACGCCGACGAGGGGACGCTGCGGGACCTGGTCGGCGACGCCGTCCGGACCGCGCCAGTCTACGGCCTGATCGACGGCGTCCACGACAGCACGTTCACGCTCGTCGCGAACGGCGAGGAGGTCGAGCCCGATCGGGTGACGCGGCTCGACGGCCCCGTCGAAGCCGACCCCGAGGGCCTGTTCGAGTCGATCCCGCGGGACGCCGACGAGCGGCAACCGCCGATCGTCCACCGCACGGGGCGGGAGACCGAACCGCTCCCCGACGGCGACGAGAAGTACACGAGCGGCGCGGGCTCCAGCCTCTCCGAAGACCAAGACCGGATCCTCCACCTCCGCGGGACCTGCACGCTCCGAGCGGACGGCACGAAGCACGTCGCCGTCGAGCTGTTCAGCCCGATCGGGACGGTCTTCGAGTTCGTCTCGGACGACCCGCCGGGGCGCGGCGGCGAGGGACGCGCGCCCGATCCGATGACCTACGTCGCCGCCGGGATCGGCTTCTGCTTCATGACGCAGATGGGCCGCTACGCCGACATCGTCGACGCCGACCTGGACGCCTACCGGATCGTCCAGGACACCCACGTCGCCCGCGGCGACGCCGGCGGGAGCGGCGAGCGCACTCCCGCCCGGTCCGCGCCCGTGGAGACGCACGTCTTCGTCGACACCGGGGAAGACGAGTCGTTCGCGCGGGAACTGCTCGATATGTCCGAGCAGACGTGCTTCCTCCACGCACTCTGTCGGACCGACCTCGACGGCCCGAACGCGAATTTATCGGATTAA
- a CDS encoding YgaP family membrane protein, with the protein MEKNVGQTDSIVRIVVGALAGLVSLGILGSVVPGPGILSLVLGIVALLMLGTGLTGRCGVYSLVGIDTCEVR; encoded by the coding sequence ATGGAGAAAAACGTCGGTCAGACTGATAGTATCGTGCGGATCGTCGTCGGCGCGCTCGCCGGCCTCGTCTCGCTCGGCATCCTCGGGAGCGTCGTTCCCGGCCCGGGGATCCTCTCGCTCGTCCTCGGGATCGTCGCGCTGCTGATGCTCGGGACGGGACTCACGGGTCGGTGCGGCGTGTACTCGCTCGTCGGCATCGACACCTGCGAGGTGCGCTGA
- a CDS encoding DUF7544 domain-containing protein — protein sequence MTLYALDAVDDAGAAARDLLWPFDLGRWARLALVVFFVGSSGVGFPFQSTGGVPSGGEAPSVPAGTPEAALPGGAELFLIGAIAAAIVLVVLAFLLVGSVMEFVFVESLRKETVRVRAYWSRYWRLGLRLFGFRLVVGLLSLAVFAALAFAVFGPAFLGYGGISVALVLLAIPVFLVVSIVTGLLSGFTTMFVVPIMLKEERGLLSAWRRFWPTLSGQWKQYAAYAVVGFVLQLAIGIAVSIVTVFVAVVAAIPLGVVGLVGVGLLSVAEVAGWAVIAVAVAVFVLAMLAFGLLAGVPAQTYLRYHALFVLGDTESDFDLIESRRRAIRE from the coding sequence ATGACGCTGTACGCCCTCGATGCGGTCGACGACGCCGGCGCCGCCGCCCGCGACCTGCTGTGGCCGTTCGACCTCGGTCGGTGGGCGCGGTTGGCGCTCGTGGTGTTCTTCGTCGGGAGCTCCGGCGTCGGGTTCCCTTTCCAGTCCACGGGCGGCGTCCCCAGCGGGGGCGAGGCGCCGTCGGTCCCCGCGGGCACGCCCGAGGCGGCACTCCCCGGCGGCGCCGAACTGTTCCTGATCGGCGCCATCGCCGCGGCGATCGTGCTCGTCGTGCTCGCGTTCCTGCTCGTCGGGTCGGTGATGGAGTTCGTCTTCGTCGAATCGCTGCGCAAAGAGACCGTCCGCGTGCGGGCCTACTGGAGCCGGTACTGGCGGCTCGGCCTCCGACTGTTCGGGTTCCGCCTCGTCGTCGGGCTGCTGTCGCTCGCCGTCTTCGCGGCGCTCGCCTTCGCGGTCTTCGGTCCGGCGTTCCTCGGATACGGCGGGATTTCCGTGGCGTTAGTCCTGCTGGCGATTCCGGTGTTCCTCGTCGTCTCGATCGTCACGGGCCTGCTCTCGGGGTTCACGACGATGTTCGTCGTCCCGATTATGCTCAAAGAAGAACGCGGCCTGCTCTCCGCGTGGCGGCGTTTCTGGCCGACGCTCTCGGGCCAGTGGAAGCAGTACGCCGCCTACGCCGTGGTCGGATTCGTGCTCCAGCTCGCGATCGGCATCGCCGTGAGCATCGTCACGGTGTTCGTCGCGGTCGTCGCCGCCATCCCGCTCGGGGTCGTCGGCCTCGTCGGCGTCGGCCTCCTGAGCGTCGCCGAGGTCGCGGGCTGGGCCGTCATCGCCGTCGCCGTCGCGGTGTTCGTGCTGGCGATGCTCGCCTTCGGCCTGCTGGCGGGCGTGCCGGCCCAGACGTACCTCCGCTACCACGCGCTGTTCGTCCTGGGCGACACCGAGAGCGACTTCGACCTGATCGAATCGCGGCGCCGCGCGATCCGGGAGTGA
- a CDS encoding EamA family transporter yields the protein MRRYLGFSLLAFLTYSLVAPLLKIAMETIPSTPAVFLSNSVLLVVVGVALASRGQSPVPYLRHRYTPHVVALGVLLTVGLLTYYRALALGPVSIVVPIYGLFIVVSSVIGIVAFDEALTPRKVAGIFFSVLAIVLISI from the coding sequence ATGCGACGGTATCTGGGCTTTTCGCTCCTGGCCTTCCTCACCTACAGCCTGGTGGCGCCGCTCCTGAAGATCGCGATGGAGACGATCCCGAGCACGCCGGCGGTGTTCCTCTCGAACTCCGTCCTCCTGGTCGTCGTGGGCGTCGCCTTGGCCTCCCGCGGCCAGTCTCCGGTGCCGTACCTCCGCCACCGGTACACGCCGCACGTCGTCGCGCTCGGCGTGCTCCTCACCGTCGGCCTCCTGACCTACTACCGCGCGCTCGCGCTCGGTCCGGTGAGCATCGTCGTGCCGATCTACGGCCTGTTCATCGTCGTGAGTTCGGTGATCGGGATCGTCGCGTTCGACGAGGCGCTCACCCCGCGGAAGGTGGCGGGCATCTTCTTCAGCGTCCTCGCGATCGTTCTGATCTCGATCTGA